GGCACCGAATCCGCGGAGTCGCTCGCAGTAAGGCATCAGCACGCAGACGTTGCGACCGTGCCGCGTCGCCAGCAGGAACAGCAGCGCCGCCAGCAGATAGACGGGATTGCGCCACACCTCCGTCGGCTCGCAGCGGGTGTCCATCCATGCCGCGCCGGCGACAACGTCGTCGATACGTGCCCCACCGACGGCGGCCGGAAAGAGGCCCGCCGGACCGAGCACCGCGAACCGCCCACCCACCCCCGGGGGCATCGGCAGGGCCCGGAAACCCTCGTCGTGGACTATCTGCCGCAGCGAGCCGGCCTCCGTGTCGGTGGTAATCACGATCCGGCGCCCGTAGTCGACGGCCCCCAGACGCCGCAACAGCAGATCGCGCACGACCAGGAACTGCGCCATCGTGTCGGCCGTCTCCCCGGACTTGCTGATCACGTTGAACGTCGTTCGTTCGAGGTCGAGGCCATCCAGCAGACGGCCGAAGCTGCACGGGTCGACGGTGTCGGCGACCACCACTCTGGGCGACCCCCCCGCGAGCGCATCGACCAGCGCACGGGCGCCCAGCGCCGATCCGCCGATGCCGAGCACCACGATGGTGTCGCATTCGGGCCGGACCTCGGCGGCGAGTCGTTTGGTCTGGGCGACAAGACTCTTCCGATATGGCAGGTCGAACGCCGCCATCGCGCCGGCATCGCGCCGCGCCCGGAACGCGTATATGGCCTCGGAAAGGCGGACCGACAACGATTCCACCTCGTCGCGTGCCACCCCCTCGGACCCGATGATGTCGGCCATCATGCCGTTGACGTCGAGCCGCGCGCTCATCGCCTCGCGCGTCGCCCGGCGACGGTAGTCCGGCATGCGCGGTTCCTACCACCCACCCCGCACCATTACAAGGAATCGCCGGCGCCACCCCACAGCACCTGACCAGTCAAGCCACCCACCTCGGACGGAGCGTCACGCCGAATGACGCTCTGCCGTGTGGAATTGACACCCAACTACCCAAACCGAGCCGCACGGCCGCCTCCGGAGTCGCGGGCAAAATGCCCGGACACTGGCACCGCGATTGCTTTCACCCACAGGTCACGCACTTCAGAGAGAGGAGCTCGCATAATGCATATCGTCGATGGTGTGGTGCACGTATCCTTCGCCGGCGGCGGAGTGTTTCTTCCCGCGCGCAGTGTCGCGGACCGGAACCGCGTTGAGGCTACGGTGCAGGATCGCATGCGCGTCACCGACCGCGTCCAGGTGCTGAGCGGCGGCCAGCGCTGGGAGGTTCGCCGCGTGCACGCGATGCAGCCGATCGAATGCCACGGTTGCGGGACGGTTACCGATTCGGCCTGCTTCGGAGACGGGGTTGTATTCTGCGTGGCATGCGCCCTGATCGCTCCCGACGAAGCTAAACGGCATCTCGATCTCACCGGCTGGGACGAAGTCTAGACCACTACAAGACCTCGACGTTATCGACGCAAAGCTGACGCCGGCCCGGTTCGCTGCCAAGGTGGACCGGGCCGCTGTGTTTCCGGCGCACAGGCGCGGCAGCAGGGTCGGCACGGCCTTGATCCCTGCGCGGTAACCCCGCATAAGTTCAACGGCGGAGGTTAGACTTGAACAAGATCCTCACCTGGACGGCGGCGCGGCGTCGCGTCGCCACCTGGCGGCGCCAGGGATTGCGCGTCGTCTTCACGAACGGCTGTTTCGACATCATCCACCCCGGACACGTGCGCTATCTGCGCGCCGCGCACCGGCTCGGCGACGTGCTCGTGGTGGGTATCAACAGCGACACCTCGGTGCGCCGTCTCAAAGGCCGGTCGCGCCCCATCGTTCCCGAAGGGGCGCGTTGCGAGGTGCTCGCCGCGCTGGAAATGGTGGACGCCGTCGTGCTCTTCACGGAGAACACCCCGTACGAACTGATCCGGGCGATCCAGCCCGACGTGCTGGTCAAAGGCGGCGACTGGCAGCCCGACCACATCGTCGGGGCGGATATCGTCCGTGCCCGCGGCGGCAAGGTGCGCGCGCTGCGCTTCGCGCGGGGTTACTCGACGACAGGGCTGGTGGAAAGGATACGGGACGGGCGGAGGGATTGAGGGCCGGGGGGCCGGGAGGCGTCAGGCGGCCTTGGCTACCTTGCCGGAGCGGATGCAGCGGGTGCAGACGAGCAGCCGTCGGACGCCGCCGCCGACCTGCGCTCTCACACTTTGCAGGTTCGGCGCCCAGGTGCGTTTGCTCTTGTTGTTCGCGTGACTGACGTTATGACCGACTGAGCTGTGCTTGCCACAGATTTCGCAGCTTCGGGCCATTGGTGGGGTCTCCTGAGGGCTTGTGGGCCTGGGGGCTTCCTTGAATCAACCGGGGTGTTTGCCTAGCCAATGGGCGGAGGGATGTCAAAGGCATTCTTCCGCCTGCGACCGAGACCTCACGCCCCGCGCGCGATCGCGTCTATCTCCACGCGGGCACCGCGAGGTAGCGCGGCAACCCCGACCGTGCTGCGCGCCGGATACGGCGGCGCGAAGAACTTCTCGTAGAGCGCGTTGACGCGAGAGAAATCGTTCAAGTCGGTCAGGTATATCGTCGTCCGCACGACGGCGCCGGGGCTCAAGGCGGCGGCGGCAAGTACGGCGCGCAGGTTCTCGAGCACCCGAGTTGTCTCCGC
This sequence is a window from Candidatus Binatia bacterium. Protein-coding genes within it:
- a CDS encoding glucose-6-phosphate isomerase (catalyzes the formation of D-fructose 6-phosphate from D-glucose 6-phosphate); this encodes MPDYRRRATREAMSARLDVNGMMADIIGSEGVARDEVESLSVRLSEAIYAFRARRDAGAMAAFDLPYRKSLVAQTKRLAAEVRPECDTIVVLGIGGSALGARALVDALAGGSPRVVVADTVDPCSFGRLLDGLDLERTTFNVISKSGETADTMAQFLVVRDLLLRRLGAVDYGRRIVITTDTEAGSLRQIVHDEGFRALPMPPGVGGRFAVLGPAGLFPAAVGGARIDDVVAGAAWMDTRCEPTEVWRNPVYLLAALLFLLATRHGRNVCVLMPYCERLRGFGAWFVQLWAESLGKAKTLDGAKVHVGQTPLVAVGATDEHSVLQLFVEGPRDKVVLMIRVDDHGREVSAPAAYADLEGIGYLGGVGLGQLLNASQRATEIALGVHGCPVGVITLPQLNAFTMGQLFHAFELAVVLVAGLHRVDPFVQPGLEYSEGLTCGQLERSGFEAQRDEVRAWLAAKRAEYLL
- the rfaE2 gene encoding D-glycero-beta-D-manno-heptose 1-phosphate adenylyltransferase: MNKILTWTAARRRVATWRRQGLRVVFTNGCFDIIHPGHVRYLRAAHRLGDVLVVGINSDTSVRRLKGRSRPIVPEGARCEVLAALEMVDAVVLFTENTPYELIRAIQPDVLVKGGDWQPDHIVGADIVRARGGKVRALRFARGYSTTGLVERIRDGRRD
- the rpmB gene encoding 50S ribosomal protein L28 codes for the protein MARSCEICGKHSSVGHNVSHANNKSKRTWAPNLQSVRAQVGGGVRRLLVCTRCIRSGKVAKAA
- a CDS encoding Rid family detoxifying hydrolase; translated protein: MPTHPAAPHTSPVPIATAAAPQAIGPYSQAVRSGDFVFCSGQIGLDPVRAELVAGGVEAETTRVLENLRAVLAAAALSPGAVVRTTIYLTDLNDFSRVNALYEKFFAPPYPARSTVGVAALPRGARVEIDAIARGA